From the genome of Amycolatopsis sp. NBC_01488, one region includes:
- a CDS encoding glycoside hydrolase family 31 protein, with protein MITSEDGRSLEVTVRHEVLRVEPWGDGSVRVRAGRHRILDDVPGALLPAKPSTATASVDGRTGLLVNGALTAIVEIADTDTGIDAQLRFVRSDTGEELLAEQRAHFWWPGARLFMPSRNGYGRLEQRFTAYDDERLYGLGQHTHGRLDQKGLVLDLVQRNAEVSVPFLLSSRGYGFLWNNPAVGRVELAANGTRWVADDARQLDYWVTTGDGPREILGHYADATGYPPMLPEWAAGFWQSKLRYRTQDELLEVAREYHARGLPLSVIVADFFHWTHLGDWRFDPAEWPDPAAMVRELDELGVKLMVSVWPSVSPLSSNHREMHEKGLLVAAENGVPAHAPWKDKGFDVEMPVAFYDATNPVARQFVWSKVKENYYDLGVRAWWLDGDEPEIQPGHPHNLGFHAGPGSEVVNLYPQANAQAFHDGIRAEGDDEVVLLSRSAWAGSQRFGAALWSGDIPATWASLRTQVRAGLNVALAGIPWWTTDIGGFHGGDPASPEYRELMVRWFQYGVFCPLFRLHGFRDPRPPFGPSMTGGPNEVWSFGPEALPAITESLRLRERLRPYLMAQMRVAHEQGVPPMRPLFVDFPADASAWDVSDQFLLGPDVLVAPVLAPGLTARRVYLPAGASWTDAVTGARHDGGVTVEAEAPAERIPVFLRDGAEVPITGRE; from the coding sequence GGGGCGCTGCTGCCCGCGAAGCCGTCGACCGCCACCGCCTCGGTCGACGGGCGCACCGGCCTTCTGGTCAACGGCGCGCTCACCGCGATCGTGGAGATCGCCGACACCGACACCGGGATCGACGCGCAGCTGCGGTTCGTCCGGTCGGATACCGGCGAGGAGCTGCTGGCCGAGCAGCGCGCGCACTTCTGGTGGCCCGGCGCGCGGCTGTTCATGCCGTCGCGCAACGGGTACGGCCGCCTCGAACAGCGGTTCACCGCCTACGACGACGAGCGGCTCTACGGCCTCGGCCAGCACACGCACGGCCGGCTCGACCAGAAGGGCCTCGTGCTCGACCTGGTGCAGCGCAACGCCGAGGTGTCGGTGCCGTTCCTGCTGTCCAGCCGCGGCTACGGGTTCCTCTGGAACAACCCGGCGGTCGGCCGCGTCGAACTGGCCGCCAACGGCACCCGCTGGGTCGCCGACGACGCGCGTCAGCTCGACTACTGGGTCACCACCGGCGACGGCCCGCGGGAGATCCTCGGCCACTACGCCGACGCGACCGGGTACCCGCCGATGCTGCCGGAGTGGGCGGCCGGGTTCTGGCAGTCGAAGCTGCGCTACCGGACGCAGGACGAGCTTCTGGAGGTCGCGCGGGAGTACCACGCGCGCGGGTTGCCGCTGTCGGTGATCGTGGCGGACTTCTTCCACTGGACGCACCTCGGCGACTGGCGGTTCGACCCCGCCGAGTGGCCGGACCCCGCCGCGATGGTGCGGGAGCTGGACGAACTCGGCGTCAAGCTGATGGTGTCGGTGTGGCCGTCGGTGAGCCCGCTGTCGTCGAACCACCGCGAGATGCACGAGAAGGGGCTGCTGGTCGCCGCCGAGAACGGGGTCCCGGCGCACGCGCCGTGGAAGGACAAGGGGTTCGACGTCGAGATGCCGGTGGCGTTCTACGACGCGACCAACCCGGTGGCCCGGCAGTTCGTCTGGAGCAAGGTCAAGGAGAACTACTACGACCTGGGCGTGCGCGCGTGGTGGCTCGACGGCGACGAGCCGGAGATCCAGCCCGGCCACCCGCACAACCTCGGCTTCCACGCCGGGCCCGGCTCGGAGGTGGTCAACCTCTACCCGCAGGCGAACGCGCAGGCCTTCCACGACGGCATCCGCGCCGAAGGCGACGACGAGGTGGTGCTGCTCAGCCGCTCGGCGTGGGCGGGCAGCCAGCGGTTCGGGGCGGCGCTGTGGTCGGGCGACATCCCGGCGACCTGGGCGTCACTGCGGACGCAGGTCCGCGCCGGGCTCAACGTGGCGCTGGCCGGGATCCCGTGGTGGACCACGGACATCGGCGGCTTCCACGGCGGCGACCCGGCGTCGCCCGAGTATCGCGAGCTGATGGTGCGGTGGTTCCAGTACGGGGTGTTCTGCCCGCTGTTCCGCCTGCACGGTTTCCGCGACCCGCGGCCGCCGTTCGGGCCGTCGATGACCGGCGGTCCGAACGAGGTCTGGTCCTTCGGTCCGGAGGCGTTGCCGGCGATCACCGAATCGCTGCGGCTGCGGGAGCGGCTGCGGCCGTACCTGATGGCCCAGATGCGGGTGGCGCACGAGCAGGGCGTGCCCCCGATGCGCCCGCTGTTCGTCGACTTCCCCGCGGACGCTTCGGCGTGGGACGTCTCCGACCAGTTCCTGCTCGGGCCGGACGTGCTGGTCGCGCCGGTCCTCGCGCCGGGGCTCACCGCGCGGCGCGTGTACCTGCCCGCGGGTGCGTCGTGGACGGACGCGGTGACCGGCGCCCGCCACGACGGCGGCGTCACGGTCGAGGCCGAGGCGCCCGCGGAGCGGATTCCCGTGTTCCTGCGCGACGGTGCGGAGGTGCCGATCACCGGTCGCGAGTGA
- a CDS encoding MarR family winged helix-turn-helix transcriptional regulator, translating to MGELSALDPDEAPFWRSLMRITTALPRALEDQFLPETGLTVSDYGVLVALSEAPDHLLRISALAATTGLSLSRISRVVDDLTRRGLVEKRRCKEDGRASNAVLTGAGLARLEAAYPGHLARARAWVFDHLSTEDIRTAGPVLARLAAALDATPPTDDC from the coding sequence ATGGGTGAACTGTCCGCGCTCGATCCCGACGAAGCGCCGTTCTGGCGGTCCTTGATGCGCATCACGACCGCGCTGCCGCGGGCGCTCGAGGACCAGTTCCTGCCCGAGACCGGGCTCACCGTCAGCGACTACGGTGTGCTCGTCGCGCTCTCCGAAGCGCCGGACCACCTGCTCCGCATCTCGGCACTGGCCGCGACCACCGGGCTTTCGCTGAGCCGGATCAGCCGGGTCGTCGACGACCTCACCCGCCGCGGGCTGGTCGAGAAGCGGCGCTGCAAAGAGGACGGCCGCGCGTCCAACGCCGTGCTGACCGGCGCCGGATTGGCCAGACTGGAGGCGGCCTACCCGGGCCACCTCGCCCGCGCGCGGGCCTGGGTGTTCGATCACCTGAGCACCGAAGACATCCGCACGGCCGGGCCGGTGCTGGCCCGGCTGGCCGCGGCGCTGGACGCCACTCCCCCGACCGACGACTGCTGA
- a CDS encoding YceI family protein has product MTSATTYPQLTGEYTLDAAHSRIGFVARHAMVTKVRGSFNEFTGAATIDGDTPEKSSVQVTIQAHSIDTRNADRDGHLKSNDFLSMDEYPQITFTSTEIKQTGETSFDVTGDLTIKDVTRSVTIPFEFEGSAKDPFGNDRIGFEGSTTISRKDYGITWNATLETGGVLVSDKVTLEFEISAIKNA; this is encoded by the coding sequence ATGACCAGCGCGACCACCTACCCCCAGCTGACCGGTGAGTACACCCTGGACGCCGCCCACTCGCGGATCGGGTTCGTCGCCCGGCACGCCATGGTGACCAAGGTCCGCGGCAGCTTCAACGAGTTCACCGGCGCCGCGACGATCGACGGGGACACCCCGGAGAAGTCGTCGGTCCAGGTCACGATCCAGGCCCACAGCATCGACACCCGCAACGCCGACCGCGACGGTCACCTGAAGAGCAACGACTTCCTGTCGATGGACGAGTACCCGCAGATCACCTTCACCTCCACCGAGATCAAGCAGACCGGCGAGACCTCCTTCGACGTGACCGGCGACCTGACGATCAAGGACGTCACCCGGTCGGTCACGATCCCGTTCGAGTTCGAGGGCTCCGCCAAGGACCCGTTCGGCAACGACCGGATCGGCTTCGAGGGCTCCACCACGATCAGCCGCAAGGACTACGGCATCACCTGGAACGCCACCCTCGAGACCGGCGGTGTCCTGGTGAGCGACAAGGTCACCCTCGAGTTCGAGATCTCCGCGATCAAGAACGCCTGA
- a CDS encoding TetR/AcrR family transcriptional regulator: protein MSPKLTPKGVATRQRIIEGAAAEIRERGVAVTTLDDVRARTGTSKSQLFHYFPDGKEELLLAVARHEADQVLAVQQPQLGRLTSWAAWKRWRDTVVSHYDSRGQHCPLNVLISQLGRATPGAQAVVSELLRRWQDEIEAGIRHLQDAGQVSTDVDAGRTAAALLAGIQGGVVVMLSTGGIEHLEAALDVGIANLRASGNRR from the coding sequence GTGAGTCCAAAGCTGACCCCGAAGGGCGTCGCGACGCGGCAGCGGATCATCGAGGGCGCCGCGGCGGAGATCCGCGAGCGCGGTGTCGCCGTCACGACGCTCGACGACGTGCGGGCGCGCACGGGCACCAGCAAGAGCCAGCTCTTCCACTACTTCCCGGACGGCAAGGAAGAGCTGCTGCTCGCGGTGGCGCGCCACGAAGCCGACCAGGTCCTGGCCGTCCAGCAGCCGCAGCTGGGCCGGCTGACGTCGTGGGCGGCGTGGAAGCGCTGGCGCGACACCGTCGTCTCGCACTACGACAGCCGGGGGCAGCACTGCCCGCTCAACGTGCTGATCTCCCAGCTCGGCCGCGCGACGCCGGGGGCGCAGGCCGTGGTGAGCGAGCTGCTGCGACGCTGGCAGGACGAGATCGAGGCGGGCATCCGCCACCTGCAGGACGCCGGCCAGGTGAGCACGGACGTCGACGCCGGGCGCACGGCGGCCGCCCTGCTGGCTGGGATCCAGGGCGGCGTGGTGGTGATGCTGTCGACCGGCGGCATCGAGCACCTGGAAGCGGCGCTCGACGTCGGGATCGCGAACCTGCGGGCGAGCGGGAACCGGCGCTGA
- a CDS encoding glycosyltransferase 87 family protein, protein MVDVDARRDDTTRWHRLAGNITGWHGLLALLAVGAAGAVLLRYPRAFLGVDFDVYRGAGATVLDGAPLYGFTSPLKLPFTYPPIAAVLFSPLAVLPAAIAAAVWTLISVLAMEAVIWSLLRPLGVTDPAARVRWTAVASLATLPLAPVTFNLWIGQVNLILLLLVIADLVGARGRFRGVGVGIAAGIKLTPLIFLPYLLFTRGRRAAGTAALTFAATILACFVLLPRDSVEYWFTELWDFKRVTQIPDDKVARTLNASIRGVLDQLEVPHAGAIWLVLAALVGVAGLAVAVRASRRGHDLAGILAGAITGLLISPVSWIFHWVWCVPLLVIWAVRAWRGHLPAEKAGVVLVWLAFLASSCWIVLQTLRVPHPGELATLFGNYLYVLIGLLTLGALAAGTGRDRPAGARTTRPD, encoded by the coding sequence ATGGTGGACGTGGATGCCCGGCGCGACGACACGACCCGATGGCACCGGCTCGCCGGGAACATCACCGGGTGGCACGGCCTGCTGGCTCTGCTGGCCGTCGGCGCGGCGGGCGCCGTCCTCCTCCGCTACCCACGCGCGTTTCTCGGCGTCGACTTCGACGTCTACCGGGGCGCGGGAGCCACCGTCCTCGACGGTGCCCCGCTGTACGGCTTCACCTCGCCGTTGAAGCTCCCGTTCACCTACCCGCCGATCGCCGCCGTGCTGTTCAGCCCGCTGGCCGTGCTGCCGGCCGCGATCGCGGCGGCCGTCTGGACGCTGATCTCGGTGCTCGCGATGGAGGCGGTGATCTGGTCACTGCTCCGGCCGCTCGGCGTCACCGATCCGGCGGCACGCGTCCGGTGGACGGCGGTCGCCAGCCTGGCCACGCTGCCGCTGGCTCCGGTCACGTTCAACCTGTGGATCGGCCAGGTCAACCTGATCCTGCTCCTGCTGGTGATCGCCGACCTGGTCGGCGCACGCGGCCGGTTTCGCGGGGTCGGGGTGGGCATCGCGGCGGGCATCAAGCTGACCCCGCTCATCTTCCTCCCCTACCTGCTGTTCACCCGCGGCCGGCGCGCGGCCGGTACCGCGGCGCTGACCTTCGCCGCCACCATCCTGGCCTGTTTCGTGCTGCTGCCCCGGGATTCCGTCGAATACTGGTTCACCGAGCTGTGGGACTTCAAGCGGGTGACGCAGATCCCCGACGACAAGGTGGCCCGCACCCTGAACGCCTCGATTCGCGGCGTGCTCGACCAGCTGGAGGTCCCGCACGCCGGCGCGATCTGGCTGGTGCTCGCGGCACTGGTCGGCGTGGCCGGGCTCGCGGTCGCGGTCCGGGCGAGCCGCCGCGGGCACGACTTGGCCGGCATCCTGGCGGGTGCCATCACCGGGCTGCTGATCTCACCGGTCTCGTGGATCTTCCACTGGGTGTGGTGCGTCCCCCTGCTGGTGATCTGGGCCGTCCGGGCCTGGCGCGGCCACCTGCCCGCCGAGAAGGCCGGCGTCGTCCTGGTGTGGCTGGCGTTCCTGGCGTCGTCGTGCTGGATCGTCCTGCAAACGCTCAGGGTGCCGCACCCTGGCGAGCTGGCCACGCTGTTCGGCAACTACCTGTACGTGCTCATCGGCCTTCTCACCCTCGGCGCGCTCGCGGCGGGGACAGGCCGGGATCGTCCCGCCGGAGCGCGCACGACGAGACCTGATTAA